AGCTTCAGAAGCCTGCTCTTCCATTTTGGAGAAATCAATGCTTTTTCTGTCAGCTCTGGCCGGAGTTCCTGTCTTCAGGCGGCGGGTCGGAATTCCAAGTTTTCCGAACTCAGCATAAAGCCTGACCGAAGGCGGCTCCCCTGCCCTGCCTGACGGAAGAGTGAAATCGCCGATAAATATTTTGCCCCGCAGAAATGTGCCTGTCGCAATGATCACTTTTTCCGATAGACAGGTAAAGCCGTTTTTCAGCTCCAGCCTGTAACAGTCAGCGTCTTTCTCAAGTCCTGTCACTTCTCCCTGGATGACTGTGAGATTCTTCTCTCCGAACAGGACCTTCCTCATGCAGGACTTGTACTGCCAGAGATCGGCCTGGGCACGCAAAGCCTGGGCTGCGGCACCTTTTTTGGTGTTCAGGATGCGATACTGGAGAGCAGCCCGGTCCGTGTTTCTCCCGATCTCTCCGCCCAGCGCGTCGATGTCGCGGATCACCTGGGATTTTCCGGGTCCGCCCATGGAAGGATTGCAGGGCATCAGGGCGATGTTGTCCAGATTCAGGGTAATCAGAAGCGTGTTCACGCCCAGCCTGGCTGCAGCCAGCGCAGCCTCGCACCCGGCGTGCCCTGCCCCGATCACTGTGACTTCGTATTTATCCATATACGGCCCTCGAACAATTCAAAATAGTGCCTCCGGTAATTGTAACAAATTGTAAATTGCTTTGCCCACCGGCTTCAATCCCGAAATGCAACTTGATATTTTTGCCCTTTCCACCTATAATTAATAATAGTATTTGGGGAGTATCTGAGTATGAGAAAAAGTATTGTCATTGTCATTTTCATTGCTTTCATAGGCATTGTCTCATACGCGGACAACATTCCCCAACCATTCAAACCATACATTGACGCTCTTACTCAAAAAACCGAATACATGGAACTTCCGGTGATACCTAATCTGTCGGACATCGGAAGCGCTAGTGCAACTGTACCTGAATTCATCACAAAAGATCAGGCATCCGAGGATCTGTTGCAGATAATTTATCTCTGGAAAAATGCCTATTCAGGAAGATTTTATTTTGAAAATAACGGGGTCAGTCTCAACAAACTTCAAAGTGATTTCATCAGATTAATCGAAAATTCAACTGAAAACGTATCGGTCTGCGAATTTGAAAGATTACTTGTGGACAGTCTGATTGATGTTAATGATGCTCATTTTACTGTGATCGGATCAGATGTTCATCGCTTTGTAAAATGTTACTTTGCTTATTTCACTGATTTGCTTATCGAGCAGAAAGGGGGAAAATTAATTGTCATCAAGTCCGGTAATTCTTCAGTCCCGGAAAATTCCGAATACCTCGGAGCAAAAAAGAATCTTTTTTCCACCCTTTCTCCGAAAAACCGCAATGATTTCCTGCTGGGAGAATTATCAAAAGATACCTTGGGGGAATTAAAATCGAGTTTTCTGATCAATAATGAAGAAAAAGAGATTTCCCTGCCGCTTCATCGATGTCATGCCTCAGAATATACGATGAATATAGATTCTTTTTTCAACTGTCAGCAAGAGAAGAATTATAGTCTGATCAATATTAAAACATTTTCGCCTGATTACCATAATGAGCTGTTAAAACTCGGCGAACTTGGAAAAAAACTGAAAAATGAAGAGCGGATAATTATTAATGTGGCTGACAATGGAGGCGGCGATTATGCCTATTTTGTCGATTTCCTGAAAAATCTGAATGACAATGCCAATGTCATGTACACTACCGCATCATTATTTTCCCCGCCATTTGTCCGGGCAATTGCCAACCAGGACTGTTCTAATCTTCCGGAAGATTTCATTCAGTCTGTCGAAAAGTTCAAAAAAATGGACCAAGATATGAAAAAAGATCCTGTCAAATACTGGGAAATCAACGAACCTGGAGAACCAAAACCAGGAACCTTTAAAGGAACTGTTATTTGTATCATGAATAAAAATACGGCATCTGCCGGTGAAAGTGTTCCTATTTTATCTGAAGATTCCCTGCCTGAGGTGATTAAAGTTGGAGAAAATACATGCGGAGCCATGCATTTCGGTAACAATGAACCGTATCTACTGAAAAATTCTAAAATCTTCATGGATTTACCTGAGGATGTCTTCATTTCCGATCAGGAGGAAGGAAAAGGCTGTATACCTGATTTTTGGGTGGATTCGTCTGATCCGGTTAAAGAAGTAATTTCCTGGCTTACAGATCCTGATAATTATCGATTTTATCCTATTTCAATTCCCCCCAGGTCCTGCCGATCGAGTGATCTACCAATAGAGGCACCTTGAGAGTATAGATCCCTTCCATGATCTGCCTGATTCTGGGAATCGCAGCTTCAATTTCTTCTTTTTTAACTTCGAAAATCAGTTCATCATGCACCTGGAGCAGCATCCTGTAAGGCAGTTCACGGCTGATGCGGATCATGGCGATCTTGATCAGGTCTGCGGCAGTTCCCTGGATCGGTGCGTTCACAGCCACATTCTCTCCGTGTTTCA
This genomic stretch from Candidatus Wallbacteria bacterium harbors:
- a CDS encoding S41 family peptidase, giving the protein MGELKSSFLINNEEKEISLPLHRCHASEYTMNIDSFFNCQQEKNYSLINIKTFSPDYHNELLKLGELGKKLKNEERIIINVADNGGGDYAYFVDFLKNLNDNANVMYTTASLFSPPFVRAIANQDCSNLPEDFIQSVEKFKKMDQDMKKDPVKYWEINEPGEPKPGTFKGTVICIMNKNTASAGESVPILSEDSLPEVIKVGENTCGAMHFGNNEPYLLKNSKIFMDLPEDVFISDQEEGKGCIPDFWVDSSDPVKEVISWLTDPDNYRFYPISIPPRSCRSSDLPIEAP